A window of the Bdellovibrio sp. ZAP7 genome harbors these coding sequences:
- a CDS encoding Crp/Fnr family transcriptional regulator — MNIESDFYSFNPLYSSFLQSGVDSNDYETLCLKKGEVLYFQRFNRQGFYFIIEGLAKMELSHPTPRVIRLCKRGDMVGYGSWLVPKTENYKLMALQDTTVQFWTKDASESLQRKSTLVNQLLIEHLAQVILHKDERIASLQGETVENRVAHLLLWLAKNFGRQTAQGLLIDISLDRDCMAQLAGTIPVTLARVLTYFEQEKIILREKRKVLVLNIQELEKKTF; from the coding sequence ATGAATATCGAATCCGATTTTTACTCATTTAATCCTCTATACTCTTCATTTCTTCAAAGCGGGGTCGATAGTAACGATTATGAGACCTTGTGTTTAAAAAAAGGCGAGGTACTTTATTTTCAAAGGTTTAATAGGCAAGGGTTCTATTTTATAATTGAGGGTCTCGCCAAAATGGAGCTCTCTCATCCAACCCCCCGAGTGATTCGTCTTTGCAAACGCGGCGACATGGTAGGATATGGAAGTTGGTTAGTTCCTAAAACAGAAAATTACAAATTGATGGCCCTTCAGGATACAACGGTTCAGTTTTGGACGAAGGATGCCAGCGAATCTCTCCAAAGAAAATCAACTCTGGTCAATCAACTTCTTATAGAACACCTTGCTCAAGTCATACTTCATAAAGACGAACGGATTGCATCTCTGCAGGGTGAGACTGTGGAAAACAGGGTGGCCCACTTGCTGTTATGGTTAGCAAAAAATTTTGGCCGACAGACGGCACAAGGTTTATTGATAGACATATCGTTAGATCGAGATTGCATGGCCCAACTGGCGGGAACCATACCCGTAACTTTGGCGCGAGTTTTAACCTATTTCGAACAAGAAAAAATTATTCTTCGAGAAAAAAGAAAGGTGCTCGTTCTCAACATCCAGGAGTTGGAAAAGAAAACCTTTTGA
- a CDS encoding PAS domain S-box protein, with product MNDNRELQRRYLTIFNSKIIGIISTNSHGQILDANDYFLELLGYSHADLKAGKLNWKILTPPDLIGESLKLQERLLAAPGISVSLEKEYFHKDGHRIPVRIGVTTFEDGTDITLVQDISRQKKIEKELANANELLESRVEMRTGQLAESEAFLLGIIETMPSMVFVKEAQNLAFVRLNRAGEKMLGISREEFIGKTDYDFFSKELAERFRSMDRKVLNGEIPHAITEDEIPTRNGTRQIHTIKIPVRDKDGHPRFILGVSEDITDRIEAARQREDLVRAQAEKEAAEARARQERFVSGLTFELSSSVELGHMLRAFCVKVVPALADICIVEIIDEEGMDYIATEIYATNSEEEEFVRRWRAENPPKWDPEFGGPTIIRSGKTILLRGLEQIGPHIRDHYDIEIQVKNPNQDAKLFSESLMFIPLMARDKAPLGLVSLVSTKSKRMFNERDQSLAEEVCSRLAVLIENTRLYDRAQEASRAKSDFLANVSHEIRTPLGAMLGFAEILSDDKTLTREQMHAVETVLRNGQQLLRIVNEILDISKIESEKIQVENIVFGVRELLEDVTYLLRVKAEEKGVELRLRMGTVRDNLISDPGRIRQILINMVGNAIKFTERGYVELRAEAIPTRIPDRYILQFVVTDTGIGISQEQRAHLFQPFSQADSSTTRRFGGTGLGLFLSRKLARLLGGDITFTSVVGKGSRFLISVVAHAPSVKAPEEPPKKEHVVNAAGTYLQAGVILVVDDSADNRDLLRHYLKKAGLDDTQIEMASNGEEAVRKASSKNYRMILMDIQMPHMDGFQALKKLRGQGYECPVIALTAHAMKGDREKCLEAGFDGYLQKPLRKEALNEVLNTDFRY from the coding sequence ATGAATGATAATCGAGAACTGCAGCGGCGATATCTTACGATATTTAATTCAAAGATTATCGGCATAATCTCTACGAACTCTCATGGCCAAATTTTAGATGCAAATGACTATTTCCTGGAACTATTGGGGTACTCCCACGCGGATTTAAAAGCTGGAAAATTAAACTGGAAGATTTTAACACCTCCGGATCTGATCGGTGAAAGTCTTAAGCTGCAAGAACGCCTTTTGGCAGCGCCTGGAATTTCTGTATCCTTGGAAAAGGAATACTTTCATAAAGACGGTCATCGCATTCCCGTGCGAATTGGTGTTACGACCTTTGAAGACGGTACTGATATCACTTTGGTTCAGGATATTTCGCGACAAAAGAAAATTGAAAAGGAGCTTGCTAACGCTAACGAGTTGTTGGAAAGCCGTGTGGAAATGCGAACGGGGCAGTTGGCAGAATCCGAAGCTTTTTTGTTAGGGATTATCGAAACCATGCCTTCAATGGTGTTTGTTAAAGAGGCCCAAAATCTGGCCTTCGTGCGACTGAACCGTGCTGGTGAGAAAATGTTAGGAATCTCCCGTGAGGAGTTCATTGGTAAAACGGATTACGACTTTTTTTCGAAGGAGTTGGCAGAGCGTTTTCGCAGTATGGACCGAAAAGTCCTTAATGGAGAAATTCCGCACGCCATTACAGAAGATGAAATTCCCACCCGTAACGGGACTCGGCAGATACATACGATTAAAATTCCAGTTCGGGATAAAGACGGGCACCCACGTTTCATATTGGGCGTCAGCGAAGACATTACGGATCGAATTGAAGCCGCCCGCCAGCGCGAAGACTTGGTTCGTGCTCAAGCAGAAAAAGAGGCTGCAGAGGCTCGAGCGCGACAAGAACGCTTTGTGTCTGGGTTGACGTTTGAACTTTCCAGTTCGGTGGAGCTCGGTCACATGTTGCGTGCTTTTTGCGTGAAGGTTGTGCCAGCTCTTGCAGATATTTGCATCGTTGAAATTATTGATGAAGAGGGAATGGACTATATCGCCACCGAAATTTATGCCACGAATTCCGAAGAGGAGGAGTTTGTCCGGAGATGGCGAGCGGAGAATCCTCCCAAATGGGATCCAGAGTTTGGTGGGCCGACGATCATACGTTCCGGTAAGACGATCTTGTTAAGAGGTCTGGAGCAGATCGGTCCCCATATTCGGGATCACTACGATATAGAAATTCAAGTTAAGAACCCGAACCAAGACGCAAAATTATTTTCCGAGTCATTGATGTTCATACCTTTAATGGCGCGTGATAAAGCTCCTCTGGGATTGGTCAGTCTGGTTTCAACCAAATCAAAGAGAATGTTTAACGAACGTGATCAATCTCTTGCAGAAGAAGTCTGTTCTCGTTTGGCGGTGTTGATTGAAAACACTCGTTTATACGACAGGGCCCAGGAAGCTAGCCGCGCGAAATCAGACTTTCTGGCAAACGTGAGTCATGAAATCCGCACACCGCTAGGGGCGATGCTGGGGTTTGCGGAAATTTTGAGTGACGACAAAACTTTAACTCGGGAGCAGATGCACGCGGTGGAGACTGTGCTGCGAAACGGGCAGCAGCTTTTAAGAATCGTAAATGAAATCCTGGATATTTCAAAAATCGAATCGGAGAAAATCCAGGTTGAAAATATCGTGTTCGGTGTGCGCGAGCTTTTAGAGGATGTTACTTATCTTTTACGAGTGAAGGCCGAAGAAAAAGGTGTCGAGCTGCGTTTAAGGATGGGGACGGTACGAGATAACCTTATTTCTGATCCCGGCCGTATTCGTCAAATTCTGATTAATATGGTAGGGAACGCCATTAAATTCACTGAACGGGGTTATGTCGAATTGCGGGCCGAAGCAATCCCGACCAGAATTCCGGATCGTTATATTCTGCAATTCGTCGTCACCGATACTGGTATCGGAATTTCTCAAGAGCAACGGGCGCATCTGTTTCAACCCTTCTCTCAAGCTGACAGTTCTACGACGCGGCGATTTGGTGGGACCGGGCTGGGCTTGTTTTTGTCTCGTAAGCTTGCGCGCCTTCTGGGGGGAGATATCACTTTTACCAGTGTTGTCGGCAAAGGAAGTCGTTTTTTAATCTCTGTTGTGGCCCATGCTCCATCCGTTAAAGCTCCGGAAGAGCCGCCGAAAAAAGAACATGTGGTAAATGCTGCTGGAACTTACCTTCAGGCTGGGGTCATATTGGTGGTGGATGATTCTGCTGACAATCGGGATCTTTTGCGCCATTACCTTAAAAAAGCTGGGTTGGATGATACGCAAATAGAAATGGCATCGAATGGTGAAGAGGCCGTTCGTAAAGCGAGCTCTAAAAATTATCGGATGATCTTAATGGACATTCAGATGCCCCACATGGATGGCTTTCAAGCTTTGAAAAAATTAAGAGGCCAGGGATATGAATGTCCCGTCATCGCCCTGACAGCTCATGCCATGAAGGGCGATCGCGAAAAATGCCTCGAGGCAGGGTTCGATGGCTATCTTCAAAAGCCTCTTCGTAAAGAGGCCTTGAATGAAGTTTTGAATACTGATTTTCGCTACTAA
- a CDS encoding class I SAM-dependent RNA methyltransferase encodes MAEFFASTAKGLVDPLEQELKDLDLKITGKTAGGVYFESNWEGCYKANLHSRMASRILKPTQDFFAYQPEELYAQIMRHDYTKYIKPNQTLCIDVSVGDSMMRDQRFIAMKIKDAIVDQFRDKFGIRPDVDNYNPALRVVVRSVKNQFNVSIDTSGDSLFKRGYRKDVGEAPLKENLAAGLIKLSDWDGKTALVDFMCGSGTFMIEAAMMAKNIAPGINRKRFGFMNLLNFESEVWDKVVDEAIAAEKEEIETKFYAYDIDNKVLKSAKENAKAAGVDDVIEFKKESVATVEPPVEKGLIIVNPPYGARIGDEDNLRDVYRDLSFTLKHRFKGWDAWILSGNKDLIADLKLKSTRKHFVFNGNIECRFLKYSMF; translated from the coding sequence ATGGCAGAATTTTTCGCGTCTACAGCAAAGGGTCTCGTAGATCCTCTAGAACAAGAACTTAAAGATTTAGATCTTAAAATCACCGGCAAAACTGCTGGTGGCGTTTACTTTGAAAGCAACTGGGAAGGTTGTTACAAAGCGAACCTTCATTCTCGCATGGCGAGCCGTATCTTGAAACCAACTCAAGATTTCTTCGCTTACCAACCTGAAGAGTTGTACGCGCAAATCATGCGCCACGACTATACGAAATACATCAAACCTAACCAAACTTTGTGCATCGACGTTTCCGTTGGTGATTCCATGATGCGCGATCAACGTTTCATCGCGATGAAAATCAAGGACGCTATCGTGGATCAGTTCCGCGATAAATTTGGTATTCGTCCTGACGTTGATAACTATAACCCCGCTTTGCGCGTGGTTGTTCGTTCCGTTAAAAATCAATTCAACGTTTCTATCGATACATCTGGTGATTCACTATTCAAACGTGGTTACCGCAAAGACGTGGGCGAAGCTCCACTGAAAGAAAACTTGGCAGCGGGTCTGATCAAGCTTTCTGATTGGGATGGTAAAACAGCCCTTGTGGACTTTATGTGTGGATCTGGAACATTCATGATTGAAGCTGCGATGATGGCGAAAAATATCGCGCCGGGCATCAACCGTAAACGTTTTGGTTTCATGAATCTTTTGAACTTCGAAAGCGAAGTTTGGGATAAAGTCGTTGATGAAGCAATCGCGGCTGAAAAAGAAGAAATCGAAACTAAGTTCTATGCTTACGATATCGATAATAAAGTTTTGAAATCTGCCAAAGAAAACGCGAAAGCCGCAGGCGTTGACGACGTGATTGAATTCAAAAAAGAATCCGTTGCGACTGTTGAGCCACCGGTTGAAAAAGGTTTGATCATCGTGAACCCACCGTACGGTGCGCGTATCGGTGATGAAGACAATCTTCGTGACGTTTATCGTGATCTTAGCTTCACGTTAAAACACCGTTTCAAAGGTTGGGATGCTTGGATTCTTTCAGGGAACAAAGATTTGATCGCGGACCTAAAATTGAAATCGACGCGCAAGCACTTTGTATTTAACGGTAACATCGAGTGTCGTTTCCTGAAATACAGCATGTTCTAG
- a CDS encoding electron transfer flavoprotein-ubiquinone oxidoreductase yields MVYDHLPEGVTRETMDCDVLIVGGGSAGLSCALHLQNSINKHNEDVASGAKQGQPIPDQMIVVIEKASEIGAHSFSGAVLNPIALRQLVPNFKEEGCPLDSEVKKDAVYYLGTDYSFKMPITPPPFHNEGNYIVSASKLNRWLATKCEEKGINIFPGFAAVEALYDGNKIVGVRTGDKGRDKNGNPKGNFEPGLILKSKVTVFAEGTRGSLFKKVTEKLNLREGKHPEVFEEGVKEIIQMPKGTVEAGQVIHTMGFPLSKSIGGTFIYTLPEDKIIVGLVAYLDTNDPLLDPHRELQKLKTHPFMQNMLKGGKVIAYGGKTLPAGGWYSMPKLYGDGWMVIGDSASMVDVKKLKGLHLAMKAGMSAAETIVDGLVAGAEFNESVTKAYEGRIENSFVKKDLYAVRNFHQALSKGMLEGMPLIALQEITGGRGLQDPMPLDHVDATTTNKVVEVWGPNGFEEQLGELPKPDGQLFFDKLSSVYLTGTMHDEDSPNHLILKDGDICRSVCEPQYKSPCNHFCPASVYEMVPSTKEAGKKDLQINYTNCIHCKTCDIKCPFENIEWTVPEGGGGPQYREV; encoded by the coding sequence ATGGTGTATGATCATTTGCCGGAAGGTGTAACTCGCGAAACGATGGACTGTGATGTTCTGATCGTGGGTGGTGGTTCTGCAGGCTTGTCTTGCGCACTTCATTTACAAAACTCAATCAACAAACATAATGAAGATGTGGCCTCTGGTGCCAAACAAGGTCAGCCGATTCCAGATCAAATGATCGTGGTGATCGAAAAGGCTTCCGAGATCGGTGCCCACAGTTTCTCGGGTGCAGTTCTTAATCCGATCGCTCTTCGTCAACTTGTTCCAAACTTCAAAGAAGAAGGCTGCCCACTTGATTCGGAAGTCAAAAAAGACGCCGTTTACTATTTGGGTACTGACTATTCTTTCAAAATGCCAATCACGCCTCCGCCATTTCATAACGAAGGTAACTACATCGTTTCTGCCAGCAAATTGAATCGCTGGTTGGCAACGAAGTGTGAAGAAAAAGGTATCAACATCTTCCCAGGCTTCGCAGCAGTTGAAGCTTTGTACGACGGTAACAAAATCGTTGGTGTGCGCACGGGCGATAAAGGTCGTGATAAAAACGGCAACCCGAAAGGGAATTTTGAGCCGGGCTTGATCTTGAAATCCAAAGTAACAGTGTTTGCTGAAGGCACGCGCGGTTCTTTGTTTAAAAAAGTAACTGAGAAATTAAATCTTCGCGAAGGCAAACATCCGGAAGTCTTTGAAGAAGGCGTAAAAGAAATCATCCAAATGCCGAAAGGAACTGTGGAAGCCGGTCAAGTGATCCACACCATGGGTTTCCCTTTGAGCAAATCTATCGGTGGTACATTCATCTACACTTTGCCTGAAGATAAAATCATCGTGGGATTGGTGGCGTACCTGGATACAAACGATCCATTGCTTGATCCACACCGTGAACTTCAAAAATTGAAAACTCACCCGTTCATGCAAAACATGCTGAAGGGCGGTAAAGTTATCGCTTACGGCGGTAAAACGCTTCCAGCGGGTGGCTGGTACTCTATGCCGAAACTTTACGGTGATGGCTGGATGGTTATCGGGGACTCTGCGAGCATGGTCGATGTGAAGAAGCTTAAAGGCCTTCATTTGGCTATGAAAGCGGGTATGTCAGCTGCGGAAACTATCGTTGATGGTTTGGTAGCAGGGGCTGAGTTCAACGAATCTGTGACGAAAGCTTACGAAGGCCGTATCGAAAACAGCTTCGTTAAAAAAGACCTTTATGCTGTCAGAAACTTCCATCAGGCGCTTTCTAAGGGGATGCTTGAGGGTATGCCTTTGATCGCTTTGCAAGAGATCACAGGGGGCCGGGGGCTTCAGGATCCAATGCCTTTGGATCACGTGGATGCGACGACGACTAATAAAGTGGTTGAGGTATGGGGTCCTAATGGCTTTGAGGAGCAATTGGGCGAGCTACCAAAACCAGATGGTCAGCTGTTCTTTGATAAGCTTTCCAGCGTCTATTTGACGGGGACGATGCATGATGAGGACTCTCCAAACCACCTTATTTTGAAGGATGGGGATATCTGCCGCTCTGTATGTGAGCCTCAGTACAAATCACCATGTAATCATTTCTGCCCAGCCTCAGTATACGAGATGGTTCCGTCTACAAAAGAAGCAGGCAAGAAAGACCTACAAATCAATTATACAAACTGTATTCACTGCAAGACTTGTGATATTAAGTGCCCATTCGAAAACATTGAGTGGACGGTGCCAGAAGGTGGCGGCGGACCACAATATCGCGAGGTCTAA
- a CDS encoding carbon-nitrogen hydrolase family protein, translated as MSSELIVAVAQMTSIDDVDANLMQIEALLEDIFKSHKPRLVGFPENCLYMRTKEGEKIVGFAVSDPAFQRVAELAKKYDTYLHLGSVPLQLDGHLYNSSVLISPKGEVKPTYQKLHLFDIHLEGQKPIKESDVFRHGQRPSIIEVDGWRIGETICYDIRFAELFSQYARKEVDLIMVPAAFLVKTGEAHWEILLRARAIESQSYLMASAQGGTHMGVNGGVRETYGHSLMIDPWGAVIGQVEKRAIGFSVVTLSKERIDGVRRQIPMKFHRRLPVA; from the coding sequence ATGAGTTCCGAATTGATAGTCGCGGTCGCGCAAATGACCTCTATCGATGATGTTGACGCGAACCTGATGCAAATCGAAGCTCTCTTGGAAGATATCTTTAAATCCCACAAACCTCGCTTGGTGGGATTCCCTGAAAACTGTCTGTATATGCGAACCAAAGAGGGCGAAAAGATCGTAGGCTTTGCTGTCTCCGATCCCGCTTTTCAAAGAGTCGCAGAACTTGCAAAAAAATATGATACCTATCTGCATTTGGGATCTGTTCCCTTGCAGCTCGATGGGCACCTCTACAACTCTTCAGTTTTGATTTCTCCGAAAGGGGAAGTGAAACCGACTTATCAAAAACTTCACCTATTCGATATTCACCTGGAAGGGCAAAAGCCCATCAAGGAATCAGACGTTTTCCGTCATGGACAACGCCCCAGTATTATCGAAGTCGATGGTTGGAGAATTGGTGAGACGATTTGTTATGACATCCGCTTTGCCGAACTCTTTTCTCAATACGCCCGCAAGGAAGTGGATTTGATTATGGTCCCTGCGGCCTTTCTGGTGAAAACCGGAGAAGCGCACTGGGAGATTTTGTTAAGAGCTCGTGCGATTGAGAGTCAGTCTTATTTAATGGCGAGCGCTCAAGGTGGCACTCACATGGGTGTTAATGGCGGCGTTCGCGAAACTTACGGCCACAGTTTGATGATCGACCCTTGGGGAGCGGTTATTGGGCAGGTGGAAAAGCGTGCGATTGGCTTTTCGGTGGTGACTCTTTCTAAGGAAAGAATTGACGGAGTTCGTCGTCAGATCCCAATGAAGTTTCATAGACGTCTTCCAGTTGCCTAA
- a CDS encoding KOW motif domain-containing protein: MKLKIKKGATVQVISGSDKGKKGTVLAVDANAMKISVQGVKVQTHYDKKDGLLKKEGFIDYSNVKLVEAAAAKKPAKKSAKQKST; the protein is encoded by the coding sequence ATGAAATTGAAAATCAAAAAAGGCGCGACTGTACAAGTTATCTCTGGCTCTGACAAAGGTAAGAAGGGCACAGTTTTGGCTGTAGACGCTAATGCAATGAAAATCAGCGTTCAAGGTGTGAAAGTACAAACACACTACGATAAAAAAGATGGTCTTTTGAAAAAAGAAGGCTTTATCGATTACTCTAACGTTAAATTGGTTGAAGCAGCTGCGGCTAAAAAGCCAGCTAAGAAATCAGCTAAACAAAAGTCCACATAG
- the rpmB gene encoding 50S ribosomal protein L28, giving the protein MSKCEITGKGPVVKNLVSHSNIKTKTTAQPNVQKKRIFSRSLNAMVRLNIATSALRDMEHVGGFDAYILGTNDATLSKRAMAVKMRIKKKISSKK; this is encoded by the coding sequence ATGAGCAAATGTGAAATCACTGGAAAAGGCCCAGTTGTAAAAAACTTGGTATCTCACTCCAACATCAAAACTAAAACAACTGCGCAACCAAATGTTCAGAAAAAACGCATCTTTAGCCGTTCTTTGAACGCAATGGTTCGTTTGAACATCGCGACTTCTGCACTTCGTGACATGGAACACGTTGGCGGTTTTGACGCATACATCTTGGGCACAAACGACGCGACTCTTTCTAAAAGAGCGATGGCTGTTAAGATGAGAATCAAAAAGAAAATCTCTTCTAAGAAATAA
- the rpsR gene encoding 30S ribosomal protein S18, protein MKKTTRSKYRQEFSGDHVFDYKDPASLTRFIGDGGKITPSRISKLSVAQQKRVAAAVKKARNLALLPSGTDAYDTFHRAEAISPVPFEI, encoded by the coding sequence ATGAAAAAGACAACTCGTAGCAAATATAGACAAGAATTCTCTGGCGACCACGTATTCGATTACAAAGATCCAGCATCTTTGACTCGTTTTATCGGCGATGGTGGCAAAATCACTCCTTCTCGCATCTCTAAATTGTCCGTAGCTCAACAAAAACGTGTAGCTGCAGCAGTTAAAAAAGCTCGTAACTTGGCTTTGTTGCCTTCAGGCACTGACGCTTACGACACTTTCCACAGAGCTGAAGCAATCTCTCCAGTTCCTTTCGAGATCTAA
- a CDS encoding GbsR/MarR family transcriptional regulator encodes MKNKILKNATAQTTTAEIHKLRALSESVGDFIRYWGFRRIHGQIWTQVFLSKTSLSGAELTQRLGVSKALVSPALSELESYGLILMSEDGKKTKRYSAAPNVIPVIKEILKEREAKIIANAKEQFNALSKVHQKRGDQDSILEKERLEELGQMISLAQFALNFIIGQSDEESVACWTEEALKALVE; translated from the coding sequence ATGAAAAATAAAATTCTCAAAAACGCGACCGCACAAACAACTACAGCTGAGATCCATAAACTCCGGGCCCTTTCAGAGTCTGTGGGTGATTTTATCCGTTACTGGGGATTCCGAAGAATTCACGGGCAAATTTGGACTCAAGTATTTTTGTCAAAAACAAGTCTTAGCGGCGCCGAGCTCACTCAACGGCTTGGCGTATCTAAGGCTCTTGTTAGCCCTGCTCTTTCCGAGCTGGAATCATATGGTCTTATTTTAATGAGCGAGGATGGAAAAAAAACCAAGCGCTACTCCGCCGCCCCCAATGTCATCCCCGTCATTAAAGAAATTCTTAAAGAGCGAGAGGCAAAAATCATCGCCAATGCAAAAGAGCAATTCAATGCACTCAGTAAGGTTCACCAAAAAAGAGGCGATCAAGATTCAATTCTTGAAAAAGAGCGCCTCGAAGAGCTGGGGCAAATGATCTCCCTCGCTCAATTTGCTCTCAACTTCATCATTGGCCAAAGCGACGAAGAATCTGTCGCTTGCTGGACCGAGGAAGCATTGAAAGCGCTTGTCGAATAA
- a CDS encoding 2-oxo acid dehydrogenase subunit E2: MKKHKELNFVMRFGRLYRRKSINISVMVNISEEGRHDLSFATLRDVDRMSVTEIEEQLSKNAGQIRRREDPHLGFALRLIHKLPHFFTKIFLRVFGFLVHDLNLDLSFARLPQDPFGSVIVTNVGSLGIKKALVPLVPLTRAGLLVSIGQVCKEPIVVKDKIEIREIMHLGVTFDHRFFDGAQAAKMIRDFEAFLKPEEK, from the coding sequence ATGAAAAAACACAAAGAACTTAATTTTGTGATGCGATTCGGAAGGCTTTATCGTCGCAAGAGTATAAATATTTCTGTCATGGTGAATATTTCCGAGGAGGGAAGACATGATCTTTCTTTCGCGACTCTTCGGGATGTTGATCGGATGAGTGTAACAGAGATCGAGGAGCAACTATCGAAGAATGCTGGGCAAATTCGTCGCAGAGAAGATCCTCATTTGGGTTTTGCGTTACGGCTGATTCATAAGCTGCCACATTTTTTTACGAAAATCTTTTTGCGTGTCTTCGGCTTTTTAGTTCATGACCTTAATTTGGATTTATCTTTTGCTCGGTTGCCGCAGGACCCTTTTGGTTCCGTGATCGTAACTAATGTGGGGTCTTTGGGAATTAAGAAAGCTTTGGTTCCGTTGGTTCCTTTGACTCGGGCAGGTCTTTTGGTTTCAATTGGGCAAGTCTGCAAAGAGCCCATCGTGGTGAAAGATAAAATCGAAATTCGGGAAATTATGCACCTTGGTGTCACCTTCGATCACCGCTTCTTTGATGGTGCTCAGGCCGCAAAAATGATTCGTGATTTTGAGGCCTTTCTAAAACCAGAGGAAAAGTAA
- a CDS encoding TIGR03643 family protein, producing MGISKALKEKFSGFSEDDRSRLVRMGWEDRTTFDVIEAQFGLSPNEFVQFMRSVLAEDVFNRWRRRVSQQGHLKNEKTRGFKVTRFKCSRQSIDGITKGWK from the coding sequence ATGGGAATATCAAAAGCACTCAAAGAAAAATTTTCTGGTTTCTCTGAAGACGATCGCTCCAGACTTGTAAGAATGGGTTGGGAAGATCGAACAACTTTTGATGTGATTGAAGCTCAGTTCGGTCTGTCTCCCAATGAATTTGTTCAATTCATGAGATCAGTCTTGGCGGAAGATGTTTTTAATCGTTGGCGACGAAGAGTATCTCAGCAGGGGCATCTTAAAAACGAAAAAACCAGAGGCTTCAAAGTCACTCGTTTTAAGTGTTCACGACAATCCATTGATGGAATCACTAAGGGCTGGAAGTGA